The sequence TAACTCTTTCCAGGGACCGGTATTTATTCTTCATACCGAGAGGTGAGCCAGATCACGGACAACCTTTACCGCTGGAAGCCACTTATCATCACACGTTTGCCTGATTCCTCACCCACACTGAACCAATTAGATGAGCGCGTTTCGTCATTCTCCATGAGTGGAGATAAGTTTCCGAGCGCGGTCTGCTGCGGTAATTAGATTTTGATCAAACACACATGGCTCATAACTCCGCTCGGGTATTTAAAAGCTGCGAACTTTTCCGAGGGTTTTTCATATTAAACGTCTTGCCAAAAGGACAGGATGTACTTGCATCCAACGAGGAGGAGCGCGGCTGTTAATATACAATATGTTATACTCGTGTTTGCGAAACGCGTCGAGGGGTGCGCGGTTCCAGATGTCAAACAAATACATTCCTAACGCGTTTCACATATTTTGCGCTGTGCGTGTCAGCGATATAGTTCTCTGCGTATCAGCCCATGGAAACATTtaacggggggaaaaaaaacaaataaaaccgcACAGGAAGAAAACGTTCAATCGAGAAAGAACTGTGGGGcttatctatgtatatatgtgagctATGGCCCCCACACACGCACATGCGCAGATACTCGACACTTATGCGTGATACAGTTCCTTTACCAAAGTCACATGTAAGTAACTTAGCAGCATTTTGCAAGACAAAgaaagtgaaccctttggaattagaTGGGATTCTGGGATTCTGAATTGTTCAAAagtacaaacacaatgtgcttcgGCTACTAATAAATCTCTGATAATCTATGGTGCCTTTAATGAAcgcacccattaaacattctcAGTGGGGGAGGAAAAAGTAAGTAAagccttggatttaataaccgGTCGGACCTCCTTTGGCAgaaataacctcaaacaagcgtTTCCGGTAGCTGCGGATCCGACCCGCACAGCGTTCAGGAGGAACGTTAGGACGTTATGCCTCACAGAGCTGCTTAAGGTCGGCCGTATTCCTTACATGTCGGTGAGAACGGCTCTCTTGAGGCCATTCCACAAGATCTCTgatgggttaaggtctgggctctaACTGGGCTGCTCCAAAAGACGAATTTTctgttctttaaccccttaaggacaatgggaggtcccgaaacccattgaaaacaatgcattttgcgcccgtacatgtacaggctttgtcattaaggggttaaaaccatgTAGTAGATTTAGTTTCATcagttcataaaatgtgtttggaGAGTCAAGGTGCTCTTTAGCGAATACCAATGGCGAGCAGCGGCTTCCTCCATGGCTCCATGCCGCCATGTTTTGAGCATGGTAGACTCATGAAAAGAGATGCTAACCGGctccaatgattccttcaagctTTTAGCTGTTACTCTGGGGTTCTTTTACCTCTGACGCAGACaaactctttctttttttttttttatgtatctcTAAAACAAACTTCCAATCCCGTTTCATTGATCAGAAGGGTACACAAACACCAATGCGTGAAATCCGAGAAAAATCAAGGATTTATCAAAtagacaaaagtaaaaaaaccacAAACCTCGTGTCGCTAGCCTGACGCCATGGCAACTTGCTTCATTTGATGCCCcaggtaagaaaaaaataaaaaaaataataaagtaaatgttTAGGAAAATAATGGAAAACTTACTTGTTAGGATGACTGTGTGACCTACTGAAACTTTTGTAGAAAATACAGTAGTTTCTATAGAACTAGTTAATTTAGGACATGGCTTATACCAGagcaaagggggggggattcctATGAAGTCCTCACTTGAAAAATCTTAGGGATATTTTGACACTCTACTTAATTCAATTTATACTCCGACATAAAAGGTTTTCCCAACCACAACTAGCTTGCTACTCTCTCCAAACCGATGCAGCGATCAATACTTTCTATTATTATGACCGATTAAAATGCACTTTTGATGCTTCGAGTGCTGACTGCACAGGATTATCCAGACACATCTGAGCGTGCGGTTCAGCGCTTTACCTCCATACCCCCCGACGCGCATTCGTTACATATTCATCAAGGATAAAAGACGTAGAGAATTGATAATCGCTTGCGACGTTTCCTTAAGGTGCAGAAACGCTGCTTGTTAAACCAAGACACagcaaaaaatacagtatatggtgaaaaaaaaaagcacgtgTATAAATAAAGCGGGAAAAAATCTGTATATTCGTTTATTGCACATTGTGTGTAAAACTTTGTTTCagtttaaatgtatatacacatcAGAGATCCAGCGTAtccttttccttctctaatTTAATTAAGAGAATGGATTTTCTgacgaaaaaaaataaaaaagagaaagaaatggaccatatatgtTTCTTACATGCtgtcatttacaatatttacatatttacaggAAGGAAGGAGTTGAAACATCTGCATTACAATTATGTAAAGATGTATTTTCAAAGAATTTCAGATTTAACTTCGTTCTCCGTgggacctttaaaaaaaaaaaaatatataaaaaaaagtttaaaacatttaaaacatttattttaatacaaccGATCAAACAATACATAGCAAGTCATTTTACAGAATGGAATTAACTATATTCTGCAAACTTTGTATCCAGAAATGATTCTCAAGCCGTGGACTAACACGTTGGCCCTAAGTAGTTCCTGAGCTACAAATGCAATTGTTTGTAAAGCTCCGTAAGATTAGCCGCGCAACATTTTTTCGATTCTGAATTTTctatggctaaaaaaaaaaatatataaaaaattgaaaagaaatCCCTTTACGGATAAGAAACGCGTTCATGGAAGAGTAAAGTGTTGGCAAGCGCTGGCTGCGCCGTCTGTCTTCGAATAATGTTGTACCAGAGAGTAGAGTTCTTAGTAACTCTTACGTATGCGATATTTCACGGCCTCGAAACACACGTTCCAAATCAATACAACGTTCTCCTGAAATCTAAGGGTGGAAAATAATTTCGCTTCGGCGATACAAACAGTCTGAAACCTAATTCATTCCTTATGTTTCAGTCTGCCTGCCCTTGGCAGATCCTGATAACACTGTGATAGATTAAAAGCAATGCGCTGCTCTAAGCCTAGCAAGCAAGcgagattttatttattttcttgaagCTCGGTTCTATTTGTCGGATGCAACTTCAGTCAGCATTCTGTCTACGTAAGAACAGCCCCAGGTTTTAAACTTACTTGTACTTTACGGGTACAGCTGGGTTTTTCGAAAGGTCTCGTTGTTTATGCCAAGACGGACCAGCCTCGCTCCGTAGTAATCGATGATATAACTCGATCCATCAGAGGGTCCGACGATCTGAAAAGAATACGTTTCTCAGTAAATAAAGACTTTTTTATCACAAATGATAAGGCAGAGTTCTATTTTGTTTCCTGATGGAATTTTCAGAAAGGGTGAAGGTATCTATCCAGTTTTCTGTTGCTGTCCAACTGGGAACCATAACTGCTCCGGTGATCTCATGTCGTAGCTGAGACCAGGGGGCCAAATGATCCCCCCTTTACCAACTCAAGCAAGACGTGAGTGACTTGGAGGTGACCATATGATCTAGCTGAGAAAGCAGCGTGTAACCTGTAATCTGCAAGCTGCTTTCTCAAGTTTTTGGCTTCTTCAGAAGATGTCGAGATTGTTTTTAATGTCTAGCGGCACTTTTAAAAACAGAAGGGTGAGTGTTAGAGGATCTGTAAACTTGGAGGTAGGAAGCCAAAGATCCTGTATTGATTCCTTCACTTTTCTTAAAATGCCCTCAATGGAGTAAACTAAGGCGGCTCTTAAAACTTTCTGTCTAGTGTCTAATGTCGTGCCAACAAAGAGAAGAATAAGTACTATAACGAAACGTGGGCATTAttctcattaaaaataaataattaaaaatgaagccCTCCCGTGGGGacttgatttatttatacagataaTCACAGCATCTGGGCGAGTAcaacaaaactttattttttttaaattaactgtGAAAATAGGAAAAGAATGAGTTACAACtaaactttttaaactttttattaattacctccaagaaaaaaaaaaaaagacagataaaataagcaaatacGATTTAGCAAACATTGCTGTATCTGAATCTTTATAAAGGACAGTTATTATAACAAATTATTGAATTCGTCTTGTTGCATAAtgttaatttgtaaaaaaaaaaaaatgtttaaaattgtaagctttttaaaaaaaattaaaaaaaaacccaaagactTTAAACAAACAAGATAAAAGATGACTGATCAGTAGGGAGGCTTTTGgaatttctttctttatttggaAGATTTATTGGAAAACGTTGGCAGTTGgacgtaaaataaaaataatttttttttttttaatccacacACTCGGGTGATGAATCGGTAAAATATAAAGGTTCACTTAATTGTGTATAAGAAACTGACACAAAATCTACGAGTTGCAGTTcgtggcaaaaataaaatatatatatatgaatgaacattttaatTGATTAAATCAGTTTCAGGCTGGATGTGGCGACTCAACAAGTGTTCTAAACACCAGATTATTTCATATCCTTTGTATGATGTAAAACTCCGGGTACATTTATGGACTCTTCATAACTCATTCCAAAACATATAAACTTGGTGAGCGTTCAACCGcactcccacaccaaaaatatAAAGGGAATATTTGCTATTAAGCTGCAATGAGGTCATGGAAATTACACTGGATACAAATTAAAATCTTACTTATAGACGCTTAACCCTTTGGGGGAATTCAGAAAAAGTCAGGCTGTGGAGACAAAACTAGTCTAGAACGTCACAGACACATTTGGGAATCAACCTCGAGGGAAAGGTTGCCAAAGAACCTCAGGacctaaaaaaaatcctttattgAAAATATGATTGCCTTTTACTGTTTGTCAATCACTAAATGTTTAAGAtgcttagtaaaaaaaaaaaataaataaaaaaaaaaaaaaatgggccaTTTGAATTCATGGAAGCTGAAATCTGGGGCATTAATCTGCAGAACTAGCGTTATCTAATCAGTTTCATGCGCTGGAGTGCTCACCAACCCTTACCAAGGCTGCCTGAAACAAACAGCAATTTgcgttttgttttactttactgagagcgtAGTAAATAAGtggcacagcctcccagcagaagtggtagaggtttatACAGTGGGggaattttaaacatgcatgggtttgagtctttacagcaggactagacgggccgaacggggccgatctgccgacaAATTCTATGCAACCAGATAGCGATAGGTTAAGGGggagaaataatgaaaataacatgTAAGGCGAGTTCCGGATACAggtatattgcttattttgatCGGTAAACACTGTTACACGGTTGGTATACAGCCTGGGAAACGTGCCAGATTTACCTTAATTATAAACCTTAAGAACCAGagaatatttagaatgtaaagtctctatcattatcattatttctATCAGATGAAAAAGAATTCACCATCAGCATGGCTTAAAAGCTTGTAAAAGTGAAAGaactttttttcctacaaaATAAAGTGTTCTGGGGAACATCCTAAAGTCCATATTATGGCTTATTGAATTATATAgagccgtcatattccgcagcgctgtacaatgggtacaaaaaatagaatGCCAGGAATTTTCGAAAAATAAATATCTTGCTATAAATAAATTCCAACAGGCAACACAAAGTGAatgaaattagattaaaaaaaagtgaatttcattttttatctgCAGCTGCTGGTGGAAGGTAAAGGGGTCAGCCAACAAAAACAGAGGTTATCCCCCATTACGAATAAAGGCCGGCCAGAAGGCGATTAATTTGACGATGCCGGGTTCTCTTTAAATCCCGATTTAAATGACCTCGCCGTTAACCAGATCCCTTTTGTGATAACCAGTCGCTAACATCATTTAGTTGAAGAAATCACCTCTCTTGATCCAATTAAATACTTACATCTGGTAACAGCAATGACCTCAAAAAAGGGGACTTTGATCTGTGCTGAAGCCGAGCCAACGTTCAGTATCTAAACGGACTGAAATGTGTCCTGTAAATGAACCCTGCGATGGAAAATATTCACTTTCCCCAAAAGAGGAGGGGGGTTATTCTCCCACATGCGCAGAAGAATGCCGGGTAACAGCACGGGAAGAGTAGTCAGGGTATTCCTTGGAGGTTCCGAGAATCACAACAGATTaactgtctacccattgtacagcgctacggaatttgatggcgctatataaaacaataaataataataaccagaGCTTCCCGGTCAGCCTGTCGCCTCGAGTGTCAATATGTGGGAGTCCCATCCAATAAAAGAGAGGGATCGCTCCTGAGGACCCACTTATGTATAAATCGTAGTTGCTGCGGATCTTTGGTCTTCTTTTGTTGGTTATTCTGTCATGGTGAGACGCCATCAAAACCAGTATCTATATAAAGCATCTTCATAAAAGGGATACCGGCGTGAAACGTGGTCGGGGGGCAACTTTGAGCCCTTTTTACCTTGAGCTGTGCACATACACAGCATTCTAGGCACTCGCCAGATTGATGATCACCACTCAATAGGTGTCCTTGTTTTATCTGGCAGGCTGAAGAACAAAGTTTTTAcaggccaaaaaaataaaaatgttactttaattTAAGACACATTTAAGGTGACTGTACCGGCAACTCACCTGCATGGAGATAAGAATAAAGTCAAGCAGGCTTCCAATCCCACAGAAACCCACCGTGCAAAATTTCAGCATTCCTAGGAGAAAAAGACACAGAACGACACATTACGGAGCCATCCGCCAACAATCAGAAATAATATCCTACAAAACAACCACCTATACTAAAATATACCACGGCCCATATTCAGCAAGAAGAGgcttaatatgttttaatacaaGTACATAACAGTTATAAAGAACGACTGTTTTCCTGGGCGCTGAGgtgatatcattattattattatttacttacagagacaacaggtgaggagggccctgctcccaggagcttacaatctacaaattactctgtacaaaaataatttggaaCCGATTGAAAGAGCAAAGTATTTCATTGTCGATTATAgcacacaccccccccccctaattTAGGGGGTGCAGCTTATAATGGGGGTTTAGATATTTAGGATGGCGAGCGGTGCGTTTTTACCTCTCCTGCGGTGGTTTCTCCCGCCTCCCTGATCTCGATGTCTCCCCAACATTCTCCGCTGTGTGCTTCCacgtctcctttcctgcagctccgcttcttctcgtTCTACTTTCTTCGGCcgcttctccctggtatcagctACGCTGACCAGACCTCCTGGAGCGCTTCAGTAAAAGGGCGGGGCTTCAATGCACCCTCTATACTCCAAATGGAGAAACAGTGAGAGGCTGCCCCCCTTGGCTCCTCCCTTTTTGCAGAAGTCCTCCAAGAGACAAGACTATTGCAGGTGGATTAGCAGAGAAAGAAGGATTTCTTcgcctctctttctccatgaatccgtctgcattattctggcttcaTGAAGGACTTTGCAAAACGGCAGAACCACGAAGCACCCCGCGGGGACAGCCTCTCGCGGTTTCTCCTATAGGCAAGGGTTTCACTCTTTTGTGGAAGCGCTCCAGAAGACCCGGTCAAGGGAGCCAATACCGGGAAGAAGcaggcgaagaaagaagacagaagatcaagaagaggcaagaaaagaagTGGAGCTGTAGAAAAGAGACGCAGAAGTGAATAAGTTTGGAAGTGAACGTAAAGCTACGGAACCAGGTTAAACATATTAATCATGGTTGATGTCTGGATTAGTCAAAGTAGTTCTTGCGTAAATCTACGCTGTAAATTACTTTTGCACCCAAAGACTAATAATACTGGTATATATCATCTCAAACATAGCCTTTATGTTAAGGAATGAGACATAACGCCAGTTCAATAACTCACCAAGCGCTGGGTATCCTAGGTAAAACCTATCGGCTCCCAGCCACCCAAGGAATAAGGATAAGGCCACGGCTACTTTGTAAGAGTAACCATTTCTACAATAAATCAAACAATGAATTTATAATTAGCGCTGatatcaaaaaaacatttatttttgttactatAAACTGTCAATGGACATTTCAATGTTTTGTTGACTAccgtatatgacatcataagaaaGTTGTGCACTTATTTCAtcatttctcttctctctctacctttcctttctcctCTCGATCTCTATCTCCCCATcactttctcttttctttcttatcCTCTTTCTCATCTCCTCACCTTGATGTCACTATATGACAGATGCAACATGAGCCCCGTCCAGCATTGTCAACCTCATGCCCAACCCAAACCGCTCACACACAGCACCCCAGCCTCCGCACTCTATTTGTAcctttaaagtcttaaaaatagtctattttttaatttaattaaatataaagttcagcagcatacttaagtacgctgcccacacacatgcacactgaaATGCAGGACGAGGTGACCGTCGAGTTTATGCAGCTACTTATTTTGAAAAGAAGAACGTGTCGCTTACACATTGCGGCAGGGGAAGGGCTTAAAGAATCCGATTTCTTTTCCTGTGAAGTTTGACACGTTCCCGGCATAATCTTTACATGAGATGGCAGGTGCCGGAAAACAAGGtgcttgaaaaaagaaaaagaaacaaaattggtTACATTTGAGCCCGATCTACTTTGTTATAGAAATTAGGAGAACAGCACtgcataataattcataattaattCCGGTAGAGGTCTCAATTTATGTCACAAGATGATGCGTATTCATGCGGCTGGAAGAACCAAAGACGCAAGAATCCCGCTTGTTCTGCTCTGTCTGCCACCTCCGCCATcagatgtatagatcaaatttaATTCCCCTCACCTCTTTAGAAGTCACTTACACAGCAAGACAAAATAAgttccaaatatatttattccagcattcaaaagtttggggtcattgagctgttttcatagaaaattatctctgtaacataattggaaaaaaaagggtttcctaacaatcaattagccttttaaacttggatcagcgaacatgCTGATCCAacgtgccgttggaacacaggagtgatgggagtgataaagggccattggaagacaggagcgatgggagtgataaagggcaattggaacacaggagtgatgggagtgataaagggccattggaacacaggagtgatgggagtgataaagggccattggaacacaggagtgatgggagtgataaagggccattggaacacaggagtgatgggagtgataaagggccattggaacacaggagtgatgggagtgataaaggttaCCATGTATTGAGTGatattttttaatcactttaacaatatcaTCCTGGAAAAATCTCACACATAATTGTCAccttttccctctttgaagCCACGAGAAGAGGGTGCCTTTTATACACAAGCGCAAAAAAACATGACCCCCTTATGTTAAGTTCTAAATCAAGCACACATATGATCCGTCAGTGCATATTATACCTAAGAGCTCACTTTACATGAAGAATTCAGGTACCAGACTATTTTATGAGAACAGAGACAGACACAATCACAAAAACACTCACCATAAGCTGTAGAATTTGAACATCGGACCGGTTCTTGAGTAACGGGATTAATTTCAGGATTGGTGCAAATATATGTACAAGGAATTAAGGATAAATTGTGAGGGTTTTGTGAGGCACACAATAATATTAGACGAACAAGTGTAGGACTGTACGATATAAAAACACGGTTAATCAAGGCACACAGCGACGCTACTGCATATCAAACGGTACTGTGCAATATTacatactaaaataataaatatattaaaataactgAATATGTGCATTAAGATTTTTCCACCTGGGGCTGCTCACAGTCTATACATCAATTCAGTCGCGTTACAACGTAAAACCCCCTTTTATTTAATTCAGAGTCTTGATAaatggagtgatgggagtgataaagggccattggagtgatgggagtgataaagggccattggagtgatgggagtgataaagggccattggaacacaggagtgatgggagtgataaagggccattggaacccaggagtgatgggagtgataaagggccattggaacacaggagtgatgggagtgataacgggcctctgtacgcctatgaaaagattccattaaaaacctGCCGTTTCCAGCCACAATAGTAACTTACAACATTAACCACGATTGTGCtggatgttattttaatggaaaaaaattttcttttctttcaaaaacaaggacatttctaagtgaccccaaacctgtGAAACGGTTTAGGGACGGTGCCTCTTCTGGAAACCAACATACTTCCCATGATAATAATGCCTTACTGTTATTACTATTACTGATATTACTGAACATGAACCTTTCTGTAAAATATCAATTATGTGGCAAATCCTAAATACATACAATTGCTTGTTTATGTTGATATTTGAAGCAAAAACTGCAGATAAAAGGTATACATATATTATCGGTATCCCTTTATCTACCAACTcaatgatatagatatatagacacAGATTACATCTATATGTATCTAGCTCTTTTATAGGCACCCTTTAGACactgaatgatatatatatctctacacaGCTTCCCTCAGGATATTGCCCCAGTCGCAGCTCGTCACATTTCATTACCCCATCGTCAGCGACCACAAGGTAACAACAAACCCAGACCACTGCCGGTAACAAGAACGATACCGTCCTGGAAGGCGCCATCTTGGAGTTGGCAAAACAAACCAGGAAGGCGGGAcactttgcctttttttgtcacatgacaggaTGTTACTCCGTGCAGCCATATTGAGAGTGGCAAATCGCGCTGCTGCGCACTTCTTGTCACGTGGTACAGCCGACCCAGTGGTATCGTCTCCCGCTGTGTGCAGAGAAAGGTTTAGCTGTGGGAGATGTATggaatgtgtgttactgtataagtAAAGAAACATCTATCATTGTTAAATTTGTTAATGCATTACACAAGGCCCTGGCAAAGCAAGCACTCATAGGGTTAAAATGCTTGCTAGGCTCCTAAAAAGAACccaaaaagtattattattattattattatggcgcAGGCCTCAGCTAATTTATTTAGTACGTCAGTGAAAATGACCTAAATGCTATTAATTAACACAGCATTAATTTGTGTTTAAAGTGTTTATTCTGGGTCAGCGCTTCAGCCCACTTGCTACTTTTTGTTATTTGCTTGCCATCTAGCCCTATGGTAATTTTACATAAAGTTCTTGGCAGGAATGGCGGGCTTATGAGGGTCccgcttgtgagcttacaatctaagggaAAAACATAGTTTTGTTCCCTTGTGTACTCTGTCCAGAGAGAGACtggtgaaaaaagaaagagagctGCGTGCTGAAGCAGAAAATATAATCCTTCCATAGCCCATCGCACGGATTCCCTAATGGCGGCAGCCAAATGGATCTGATAAAGGTCTATGTGAAAACCATGACTTGTCAGAGAGTAAAGATATTGTGAATGGGGTCATCTGtactcaagcagggattccagctgtgatatagcagggagaaaagctcCTATGGAGATGCTTGGATATCATTAGATCAGAGAGTATGAAGGAGTCGGCTGTAGTCTTTGCGACTGCGAGAATGGGCTAAAAACCCTAAGACTTCCCATGAATGATAAGGGGGAAAGGACAGAGAGGGGCTCCACtagaaggagaagagagagaacggTTGGAAGCGACGTCAGGTATGGAAAGAAGGGTAAAACCATGGTGTTAGAGATTGGAGGAAAGGTAAAGGATAAAGAAGGACAGTGCCGTGTGAATAAAAGGAGGAAGGGtaacccccccatatgcatttgcctctttccctgcTATTACCctgcagaagatgtgttctGCCCCTGATATACtggctctgattggctgcttttatctttaatgtatacatcatatatcaccatacctgggaactctgtaGATTCgctgcatatgatagctgagtaaCCCTGCATATTATTATTCTCTTCTTACAAACGCATAGAAGGattctttaaaatctcctcTAAGCAATCGCCCCCACTATATCTCATACTTGCCAAAGTGCACTCACACTATACTCACCGCCAGCCAGCTCCAAAGCTGACTCAAAGGAGAGTCCCTGCGTGCAGAGAGCCTTCCCATTGGTTTCCACGGGAGCCGTTTCATGACACTGGCTGTTTATAAACCCAAAAAGAAGGGATGAAGTAAATGGTAACACTATATCAAAGCTTTATTTCAGCAACTATTAAAAAGCTTCCAGGGAATCTTAACAAAGTTATACGATAACCTATAAAATTAGGGATATGGGAAGCACTTTTATGGCTGACCGAAGCTAAAATTATAATGCCGCTCGATTAAAATGAAGCAGAGCACAGAATTTATTTATCACTTCGGCTGTCATCATCATCGGCTAC is a genomic window of Spea bombifrons isolate aSpeBom1 chromosome 6, aSpeBom1.2.pri, whole genome shotgun sequence containing:
- the TM2D1 gene encoding TM2 domain-containing protein 1, encoding MAPSRTVSFLLPAVVWVCCYLVVADDGVMKLASLCALINRVFISYSPTLVRLILLCASQNPHNLSLIPCTYICTNPEINPVTQEPVRCSNSTAYAPCFPAPAISCKDYAGNVSNFTGKEIGFFKPFPCRNVNGYSYKVAVALSLFLGWLGADRFYLGYPALGMLKFCTVGFCGIGSLLDFILISMQIVGPSDGSSYIIDYYGARLVRLGINNETFRKTQLYP